In Humulus lupulus chromosome 6, drHumLupu1.1, whole genome shotgun sequence, a single genomic region encodes these proteins:
- the LOC133784550 gene encoding L-ascorbate oxidase homolog — MALIISLARVKLCSLLYFAAASLFAIVRAEDPYRFFDWNVTYGDIYPLSVRQQGILINGQFPGPDIHSVTNDNLIINVYNSLDEPFLLSWNGIQNRRNSFEDGVWGTTCPIPPGKNFTYILQVKDQIGSFYYFPSLAFHKAAGGFGGIRILSRPRIPVPFPDPAGDYTVLIGDWYKSNHTDLKAHLDGGKKLPSPDGILINGRGPNGYSLTVDQGKLLSFTSNIIRALLLLDMV, encoded by the exons ATGGCGCTAATCATAAGCTTAGCGAGAGTCAAACTCTGTTCTCTGCTATATTTCGCCGCTGCTTCTCTCTTCGCCATTGTTAGGGCTGAAGATCCTTACAGGTTCTTTGACTGGAATGTCACTTATGGTGACATTTACCCGCTCAGTGTTCGCCAACAG GGAATCCTTATCAATGGACAATTTCCAGGACCAGATATTCATTCGGTTACTAATGACAATCTCATTATCAATGTTTACAATAGCTTGGACGAGCCTTTTCTCCTTTCTTG GAATGGAATTCAAAACAGGAGAAATTCTTTTGAAGATGGTGTATGGGGGACCACATGCCCAATACCCCCTGGCAAGAATTTCACATACATTCTCCAAGTGAAGGATCAGATTGGGAGCTTTTACTATTTTCCTTCTCTTGCATTCCACAAAGCTGCTGGTGGATTTGGAGGTATTAGAATCCTTAGCAGACCAAGAATCCCTGTTCCTTTTCCAGACCCTGCTGGTGATTACACTGTTCTTATTGGGGATTGGTACAAGTCCAACCACACG GATTTGAAAGCCCATCTTGATGGGGGTAAGAAGCTTCCTTCTCCTGATGGAATTCTCATCAATGGTCGTGGACCTAATGGTTATTCTCTTACTGTTGACCAAGGTAAGCTCTTAAGCTTCACAAGCAATATAATAAGAGCACTCTTATTGCTGGACATGGTTTAG